The following nucleotide sequence is from Anguilla rostrata isolate EN2019 chromosome 3, ASM1855537v3, whole genome shotgun sequence.
TCAGAAACAGTCACACATTGTCAAAAGTGCATTGCTAAGGTTAAGTAGGTTGACCATTTGAATCTTGAGGCTACTGTATGTGACGAGCATCACAGGTAATTCCTGACCATGTTTAAATCACCCTGTGGGGAACCTGTTGACATCAGCATCTTCAGTATCATCATTCATCATTTAAGTCAATTATCATTTATCAGTGTCACAACCAATAGTTTAAGTCCGATAAaagtacatattttacattaactatcataaaatgtgcaaaatggagTTTGTGGATTTAGTTCTTTAAGCAGCAAAACAAATTGAGCAAACCCAATTGCCTAATTGTTTGCTCGAATAAATGTTCAGAGTTCAGGATTGGCAGAATTAAGATGTAACGGTTTAAATAGGATATTATTCAGCCTGTGGAGGAAGATGGACAGTGACTCAACTGTCCTGTTATCTTCAAAATCTCATTGATTATCTGCAAAATCCTCACTCATCTTGAAACAGGATGTCCTCTTTCCCTTAAATGGTTCATCTGCTACAAAGGTCCAAGGTCAAAGACCAAGATGAGCTACCGAATGCAGTATTTTACAAATTTGTTAACTTTATCAGTAATCGATGTGTGGACATAGCAGCATACCCTTCACTTGGTCAAAGCTACAATAACAGTTCGCCATTTGAACCTGCAAAACTGATTATaacaaaagaagagagaaaacagaggaTAGGGAAAAGCAAACAAGAAGATtgtggtgagagagaaacaaaaaaaaccctgaaatatACCTTCAGCATCCTTAGTTTGTTCTCTAGCTGAATTATTTTCACCATGGTTCCATTGATTGTCTCCATCCTAGAACGAAGAGGCAGCATGTTGACACAGTTCTGGATTAAGAAAGGGATTTTCTAGTTTAATCAGCAATGCTAATCACTGATGACACACCATACCACTGCTACACTCTGCCACTACACTACACAATGCTATGCATGTCCCTATCAATGCACGTGTGGTGTTTTTGCAGATTACATCATGCTACATTTGTGTACTCCATTAGTGCATTTCAAACTCATAAAGCATGACTTCTGTCAGTATGTATTCCCATAAAGTAACATATTATGGGAAAAATACCCATTGTAGAACAAAAAGTGTCTAAATATATTAGGAATTGATTGTTGAATTTATCCCAGGTTCTCTCCAGACACTAAAGACCCTAATAGACCTGTGTTTGTACAGGAAGAATCACATAATCGTTGTGTAATACTGCAACTACCCAAAGTGATATACCTATGACTCATGAAAGCCAATGATTGTGTTGGATAGTTAAAATGCCTACAGTATTGCATCATTTTTCAACAGAGTAACATATGCCTGTGCACAATTTTGGTTGTATTAAGATAATAATCAATAGCTACCATTGGATAGTTAGCTCTGAACACAGTGGAGTAGCTAGAGCTATCTACTGCAGGTCTATAGTAGGGTatgcaataaaatgtgtaatgtcTACTGCAGTTCAGGTATAAAGTAGGAAACACCAATAGTAATTATTGCAGTTACATTTTTACGGACAGACCACATTAACTAATTGTAATACTTATGGTCAAGGGGCTGTGTCAAACAGTATGGTAATGCTGCACCAAATGTTGCCTTTGTTTAAAACTTTGTCCAACATGGAGGCACTATCTTTGTGAATTtactattaaattattttgtttcaccAGAGATTTAGCCCCATTagtacttttcattttaaatatatagtgGTTGAGCTTTTACTTTAAGTGCATAATAAGAGATATACCATATTAGAAATGTATAGATTAATCATCTGTTGACTGgtgttaattattttcatggTGTTATTATTATCTCAGTATGTCATACTTTCTCATTTCAAAAAAGCATCCAAATGACATCCAAATAAAAGCTGCTTCATCAATTTGTGCATTTGGGATCAAAACAATCTTAGTCTTACGCTAATAAGTTGGTGGAGTTCTGAATCAGTTCCAGAATGTGCTGGTGCGCAGAGCCCTCTGTGGAGGAGCCATTGACAGTAACAATGATGTCACCTGGTATGGAAGAAAGCTTGGTTAGCTTTTAGCCACACAGCAAGAGAAGAGAGTGAGGAGCTATGTGCATGCACGACGACTGAAGGAGAGACAATGGAGCCCAGActgatgaggatgaggaagatgtAGTGCCTACCGATGGCCAGGCCTGCATTCTCAGCAGGGCTGTGTTCctgtacattacacacaaatgtgcacatctCCACTGCACTGCCGTTCTTCTGCAGAAGGCCATATGTCTGCCAAGAAAAAATCTGTTCAAATAATGTACTCAGGTACAGAACTACCACGAATAGAAAGcaattacatttctttcagcATACAGTGCAGCAGAAACAGAATTGTACATGTTAATTATTATGTGGGTGTAGTTTCGGGTCAGGAAGTTCATCTGGTTTTGCAGTTGAACTCTCAATTTGCTGTTGCTGTACTCTGGAAAAGTTCTCATGGTCCAGATAAtggatacaattaaacaggatgtagttttaaaaaactgcactgTGAGTATGCTGATGGACTTCAAAATATAATTGTAGGAAGTGCTATCAGGTGTGCTTAGATATAATGAAAGAATCTCACTTGAATTTCAAATCCGAATGTTTCATTATCCTGTTTCTCCAACAGAACCAATGTCCTGGGAAACAAAGCACCATACATGTCAGGTTCATGAATACAGTATTGAAATGACTGTGAAAATCCTTACCAGGCTCAATCTAACAGTGACTTTCCACTGCATATTAATGTCCACATGTTATGCATTCCAAAtacataatatttaattttttattttttatttacttcattcattcattcatttattaattcattcttaTGGCAAATGATCATACCCAGACGGAATAATATGATCTAATTCATCATAGCAGATGCAAGAACTACAGCCTTACTAAAAACTTCCCAGTTCAATGGAATATAACTATTTAAATCACTTTAGTGGTATTTCACAAGCAAAGGACAGGTAACAGTGATTCTATCCTACATATGGtgggaattaaaaaataaaccaatcatTTTGTTTACCTTTCAGGATCAGTATAATCCACCAGGGAATTTGATAAGGAACATGTGCCCTGAAAAGGAATCTACACATTTAATTATCAAAGGATAACAAACTGGTCTTTGTGTTGTAACAGTAAACATTGTAAGTCAAGGTTTGCATGAGAATGCAGTTAATGTaagttaatttattaaaatgaaatatttagttGATATCTGAgataaaacagtttttctaaGGTTCTCACAAGCTCATAGCCCATGTGACTGacaaactcaaacaaaaaaaggatattGAAATTATGAATGCCAAAAATGAAATCCCCCTCAATGGCATTCATACTCGATTCATGGTTCATGGTTcatactgaaaatgaatggcgaattaaaaacattttatgatttaaaaatattcagcaaacCCAGAAGACATGTTCATTCACCTGTTTTTGTCCTCTTGGCAAAGTTCCAAGTGTTGAAACTGCATTCTGAAGGTGTTTGTCTTTGCTATCCCTGTTGAGCGAGCATCTCTGCCACGGACGGCTCTTTTTCCTTTGGGAACCTTGCAGAATGTCATTTCTGAAGAATCCCTTTAAACTCATTGCTGAAATCATAACAGCCAAGAGTCCTTACTGCGTCAGGGTGTAGCGCTGCATGACTTGTGAGATCTAGCTCAGCGCCAATTCATGTGCTAAATGTGtcaaaaaggaaatccaaaCCATGTGACTGCTGTGAACCTAATTTACAGATGACAGACTGTCAGTTAgattctctgccccccccccccccccccccatctttgcTGTGAACTTTCCATCTGATTTGGAAAGATTAGAAATATGCTGATGtttctcaagtttttttttttttttaacaacagtCAGTCATATTCCTTGTGCAGCCCCTGCGGTCTGGTTTGTGGTCTGACAGAAAGCAGAAACAAGTCAAAGATACATTTATGTGTACAGACACATTGTCAGcacctgccaagtacaaaactgcTACATGAAAGTCAacatatatattgtacatacagtacaatatatttcaaaatattaataatatactGTAAGATTACCAGACAAAAATTGATTCCGCCATGCACATCTTGATTGTGttagtaattatttttaatagcattagtttcaattttttaaaataattgattCCAATCCTGAGAACAAATTTTGGgatttctttcattaaaaaaattcaacattttaacattCTAATCCAAGTTGCATTTGAAGTACAGTTTCAGGAGAAAGGGACAGCTCACACTGGTTTCAtattacaattaatttatcagCATTGCACTTTGTCCTTAATTTTAGCTAAAAGTATTGTTTCGTTGTGAGTTTAGTGATCAGTGAAAAGTTATATAGGAAAAGTCACTACATATTTGAAATCCATCAAAGGAAATCCTTCCTTGAGCCTTGTGATATTTCAGCGACAGAAAACAAGTATGTCAAGGATTTCATCAAAATATAGTTGCTTGCAGTATAACATGGACGTGTGCCTTTAAGAAAACTGGACAGTTCTACACAGTTTACATTTTCACTGAGAGaccctgtgacatcatcaagtCACTTCTTGTTACGTGCCAGGTTTTTGTTCTCTCCCGGTCTCATTATCCCGTCAAGTCTGCTACAGGTCACTCCGCAATTggtgaggcagaggaagagtgCGTTGTTTTCCCCCCAATCCTCTTCTGCGGACCTGCCTGGCGGCCAATGAGGAACCGACCCACACCTATATATAGCTAATATTGTCAGTTACCCGGGAGTAACTTGGATTTGAATTTTAGTTCACTTCTGTATTGACTCTGTGCTATTTTTGACTTCTGTGTTTCGACAGTATTTTCTGAATAGACTTCGAGTTTGGGTTTGCGTCTCtggtttggttgctggttttgtgttgggttaggaGTGGGATTTAGGTAGGTTTTTTTATAACTGtcactgttagtttcacttgtgtatatatatagataaGGGCGTGTACCAcctttgtatgtttttgttcagtttagaatagtCAGTATAGTTAGTTAGGTTTGGAAGATTTTCGGGTTTCAGttagtttttttcatttctagaattgttagtagcttatatttttgttc
It contains:
- the LOC135250743 gene encoding cytohesin-interacting protein-like isoform X2, coding for MISAMSLKGFFRNDILQGSQRKKSRPWQRCSLNRDSKDKHLQNAVSTLGTLPRGQKQGTCSLSNSLVDYTDPERTLVLLEKQDNETFGFEIQTYGLLQKNGSAVEMCTFVCNVQEHSPAENAGLAIGDIIVTVNGSSTEGSAHQHILELIQNSTNLLAMETINGTMVKIIQLENKLRMLKKSLREKWVELRAVTLQEQRLIRGNLNDALPFPSLDMSVSFSLPMSERCSSDGSCGSIMAVESEEGAPLPYISEDLSPSNSSHTSATGEDCFSSSDFTPRGLLYPRGHTCSVSLAGSTGSPSLSPSPSRDVNRASSPFETLPWKSRQTSVRKRIMKLILGNNCSLKKEESH
- the LOC135250743 gene encoding cytohesin-interacting protein-like isoform X1 gives rise to the protein MISAMSLKGFFRNDILQGSQRKKSRPWQRCSLNRDSKDKHLQNAVSTLGTLPRGQKQIPFQGTCSLSNSLVDYTDPERTLVLLEKQDNETFGFEIQTYGLLQKNGSAVEMCTFVCNVQEHSPAENAGLAIGDIIVTVNGSSTEGSAHQHILELIQNSTNLLAMETINGTMVKIIQLENKLRMLKKSLREKWVELRAVTLQEQRLIRGNLNDALPFPSLDMSVSFSLPMSERCSSDGSCGSIMAVESEEGAPLPYISEDLSPSNSSHTSATGEDCFSSSDFTPRGLLYPRGHTCSVSLAGSTGSPSLSPSPSRDVNRASSPFETLPWKSRQTSVRKRIMKLILGNNCSLKKEESH